In Caproicibacterium amylolyticum, a genomic segment contains:
- a CDS encoding helix-turn-helix domain-containing protein, with the protein MQKAEVRTRFPKMSKYADLKDRYPEDLTLDEMRTILHISKRKASYMLKNGYIPCKDSGKKTRNFRVKLKDVISYLEEMEEHPEKYMLPSGAFSSATPHQHGKGAQRLPVEEFHLWLEDEWFAAPDAMTKRKMAQLTGYSDSAFQGWISTGKLRCVSLYNQSVTAKVWLIDFYCHDGYLIIHKSKKHQKLLNRFFEEYHGETARR; encoded by the coding sequence GTGCAAAAAGCAGAAGTCCGAACGAGGTTCCCAAAAATGAGCAAGTATGCCGATTTGAAGGACCGGTATCCTGAAGACCTGACTCTGGACGAAATGCGCACGATCTTGCATATCAGCAAGCGTAAAGCGAGCTATATGTTGAAGAATGGCTACATCCCCTGCAAAGACAGCGGCAAGAAGACGCGCAACTTTCGGGTCAAGCTGAAGGATGTCATTTCTTATCTGGAAGAGATGGAAGAGCATCCGGAAAAGTATATGCTTCCCAGCGGAGCCTTTTCTTCTGCCACTCCGCATCAGCACGGCAAAGGGGCACAAAGGCTGCCTGTAGAAGAATTCCACCTCTGGCTGGAGGATGAGTGGTTTGCCGCACCGGATGCCATGACCAAAAGAAAAATGGCTCAGTTGACCGGCTATTCCGATAGCGCCTTTCAAGGCTGGATCTCTACGGGAAAACTGCGATGCGTTTCACTTTATAACCAATCTGTAACGGCCAAGGTATGGTTAATTGATTTTTACTGCCATGACGGCTACCTCATTATACATAAATCGAAAAAGCATCAGAAACTGCTGAATCGTTTTTTTGAGGAATATCATGGCGAAACCGCGCGGCGTTGA
- a CDS encoding helix-turn-helix domain-containing protein, giving the protein MTQEQLRKKLERQFKKYPDCVFPEDVSKMLRLGINTVYHMLKGNLISCYLVTNKYHVAKQDVIDFVLASGYTECISPTDQRKEIQKYCAKPRTASEISSILGISNQYCRKVLLAPMCREKMLESYVSSGNDRYKGVVLYQCKKQKSERGSQK; this is encoded by the coding sequence ATGACACAGGAACAACTCCGTAAAAAGCTGGAGCGGCAGTTCAAAAAATATCCCGACTGCGTATTTCCCGAGGACGTATCCAAAATGCTCCGCCTCGGTATCAACACCGTTTACCACATGCTGAAGGGCAACCTGATCTCCTGTTATCTTGTGACCAACAAATATCATGTGGCCAAGCAGGACGTGATTGACTTTGTTCTCGCCAGCGGCTACACCGAATGCATCTCGCCCACCGACCAGCGCAAGGAAATCCAAAAGTACTGCGCCAAGCCGCGAACTGCTTCTGAGATTTCGAGTATACTGGGGATATCCAACCAATACTGCCGAAAGGTGCTGCTGGCGCCCATGTGCCGGGAGAAGATGTTGGAATCCTATGTTTCCTCAGGTAATGACCGTTACAAGGGCGTGGTGCTATATCAGTGCAAAAAGCAGAAGTCCGAACGAGGTTCCCAAAAATGA
- a CDS encoding thioredoxin family protein, with product MLAKLCCARSQIRRLSICSQTEIVTDFSQIAAYGVMTTPALVVDGKVVSYSEVC from the coding sequence ATGCTGGCGAAACTTTGCTGCGCTCGCTCACAGATTCGGCGCTTGTCAATTTGTTCACAAACAGAAATCGTGACTGATTTTTCTCAAATTGCCGCCTATGGCGTCATGACAACGCCGGCCCTTGTGGTTGACGGTAAAGTGGTTTCTTATAGCGAGGTGTGCTGA
- a CDS encoding NUDIX hydrolase, which produces MDITFKTPEGVFNYRVCAIIISNERLLVMKDERSPYYYLPGGRVTLHETAEKAVLREIKEELEINAKIVRPLWLNQSFFTEDVNHEKYHELCLYFLIDVSATDLLSRGNNFVLTENGRHHHIFSWMPFCELNKNYFYPGFIKKRIFNLPVNLEINTEFE; this is translated from the coding sequence ATGGATATTACTTTTAAGACACCTGAGGGCGTGTTTAATTACCGGGTTTGTGCAATTATTATCAGTAATGAAAGGCTTCTTGTAATGAAGGATGAGAGAAGCCCATATTATTACTTGCCCGGTGGAAGAGTCACTCTACATGAAACCGCCGAGAAAGCAGTGCTGCGTGAAATCAAAGAGGAATTAGAGATCAATGCTAAAATCGTCAGGCCGTTATGGCTCAATCAAAGCTTTTTTACAGAAGATGTTAACCATGAAAAATATCACGAACTGTGTCTATATTTTTTGATTGATGTTTCTGCCACAGACCTGCTGAGTCGAGGAAATAACTTCGTATTGACTGAAAACGGCAGGCATCATCATATTTTTTCATGGATGCCGTTTTGTGAATTGAATAAAAACTATTTTTATCCCGGGTTCATTAAAAAGCGTATTTTTAATTTACCTGTCAATTTGGAAATCAATACTGAATTTGAGTAA
- a CDS encoding SPL family radical SAM protein: protein MHYKNAKGILSAENGINLYRGCTHGCIYCDARSKCYQMEHAFEDIEVKQNAPQLLENSLRRKRSRCMIGTGAMCDPYLPLEKAEQLTRRCLELIDRYGCGVTIQTKSDLVLRDLDLLKSIQAKTKCVVQMTLTTFDEKLCRTVEPNVCTTHRRYEVLKILQAEGIPTVVWLCPILPFLNDTEENLRGILQYCFDAGVQGILCFGMGVTLREGDREYFYAKLDEHFPGMKQRYISAFGNQYECSSPNNHPLMQIFHTECHSHNILHTPEAVFAYLHQFEDKQTAEQLSFF, encoded by the coding sequence ATGCATTACAAAAACGCAAAGGGGATTCTTTCCGCAGAAAATGGGATAAACCTTTACCGCGGCTGTACCCACGGCTGCATTTACTGCGATGCCCGCAGCAAATGTTACCAGATGGAGCATGCTTTTGAAGACATTGAAGTCAAACAGAACGCACCCCAGCTGCTGGAGAATTCCCTGCGCCGCAAGCGCAGCCGCTGCATGATTGGAACCGGCGCCATGTGCGACCCGTACCTGCCGCTGGAAAAAGCGGAGCAGCTGACCCGCCGCTGTCTGGAACTGATTGACCGTTACGGATGCGGTGTCACCATACAGACAAAGTCAGATCTGGTTCTGCGCGACCTTGACCTTCTCAAAAGCATTCAGGCAAAAACAAAGTGCGTCGTACAGATGACCCTGACTACTTTCGACGAAAAACTGTGCCGCACCGTTGAACCAAATGTCTGCACCACCCACCGCCGATATGAAGTGCTGAAAATTTTACAGGCAGAGGGCATCCCCACCGTAGTCTGGCTCTGCCCGATTCTGCCGTTCCTCAACGATACCGAAGAAAACCTGCGCGGCATTCTGCAGTACTGCTTTGACGCAGGTGTACAGGGAATTTTGTGCTTTGGCATGGGTGTTACCCTGCGTGAAGGTGACCGAGAATATTTTTACGCAAAGCTGGATGAACATTTTCCCGGCATGAAACAGCGCTACATTTCCGCTTTTGGAAACCAGTATGAATGCAGCAGTCCAAACAATCACCCCCTCATGCAGATTTTTCACACCGAGTGCCACAGCCACAACATTCTGCACACGCCGGAAGCTGTATTTGCTTACCTCCATCAGTTTGAGGACAAACAGACTGCAGAACAGCTGTCTTTCTTTTAA
- a CDS encoding TetR/AcrR family transcriptional regulator has translation MKRNTKEEILIEALKLFACRGYEGVTVRDIAEKLHIRQSSLYKHYKSKQDIFDSIVKQMNEENRVEMEKLSVPHGDIVESARAFGSAAVETIEHYGEALFLYWTCDEYASCFRRMLILEQFCSPEMAQLYQEFLGQGVIDYMTQLFAEMTRQGYFYPADPEQMAFELYSPIFMLMSIFDAAGDREAAVQRLRQQIRAFAEHYAVSGGLHSQGGN, from the coding sequence ATGAAACGAAATACAAAAGAAGAAATTTTAATAGAAGCATTAAAACTTTTTGCCTGTCGTGGGTATGAGGGGGTAACTGTACGCGATATTGCCGAAAAGCTGCACATCCGCCAAAGCTCACTTTACAAGCATTATAAAAGCAAGCAGGATATATTTGACAGCATCGTGAAGCAGATGAATGAGGAAAATCGGGTGGAAATGGAGAAGCTGAGTGTGCCGCACGGTGACATTGTAGAGTCCGCACGTGCCTTTGGCTCTGCTGCAGTCGAAACGATTGAGCACTACGGGGAAGCGCTGTTTTTGTACTGGACATGTGACGAGTACGCTTCCTGCTTTCGCCGGATGCTGATTTTGGAGCAGTTTTGCAGCCCTGAGATGGCGCAGCTGTATCAGGAGTTCCTTGGGCAGGGCGTGATTGACTATATGACACAGCTTTTTGCGGAAATGACGCGGCAGGGGTACTTTTATCCCGCAGATCCGGAGCAGATGGCATTTGAACTGTATTCCCCAATTTTTATGCTGATGTCAATTTTTGATGCGGCAGGGGACAGAGAAGCCGCAGTCCAAAGGCTGCGGCAGCAGATTCGTGCGTTTGCGGAGCATTATGCGGTCAGCGGCGGACTGCACAGCCAAGGCGGCAATTAA